A single Syngnathoides biaculeatus isolate LvHL_M chromosome 18, ASM1980259v1, whole genome shotgun sequence DNA region contains:
- the spry4 gene encoding protein sprouty homolog 4 has protein sequence MESRVPHHIPGVSSSIIAQPLLDTQVPYGHLQHSPTIYPIDQIKSSHMENDYIDSPAVISQQPPSQKAASRRLNWAGPNHDGLLGGNHNNHHNHQHHHQGRCEPHHDTTTHPWISFSGRPSSISSSSSTSSDQRLLDHAAPTPTVDHHPRLYPHQGLVNTITTRTPSCLASSEPKVLNSSSSTSSCNSSSKSLDLKAGKLPTGGQQGLALIPSSMAEKKHLLLCEHCGKCRCTECTLPRTLPACWVCNQECLCSAQNMVDAATCMCLVKGIFYHCTEDEDDEGSCADKPCSCSQANCCARWSFMAALSIFLPCLVCYLPATGLAKLGQKCYDNVSRPGCRCKNLQGVVPACKNSPVEAKAGTLEKQQQGS, from the coding sequence ATGGAGTCCAGGGTTCCTCACCACATCCCCGGAGTGTCCTCCTCCATCATAGCCCAGCCTTTGCTGGACACCCAAGTGCCCTACGGCCACTTGCAGCACAGCCCCACCATTTACCCCATCGATCAGATCAAGTCCTCTCACATGGAGAACGACTACATCGACAGCCCCGCCGTCATCTCCCAACAGCCGCCGAGCCAGAAGGCGGCGAGCAGGCGGCTCAATTGGGCGGGTCCCAACCACGACGGGCTCCTGGGAGGCAACCACAACAACCATCACAAtcaccaacaccaccaccagGGCCGGTGCGAGCCTCACCATGACACCACCACACATCCGTGGATCTCCTTCAGTGGGAGGCCCAGCTCAATAAGCAGCAGTAGCAGCACATCGTCTGACCAGAGGCTGCTGGATCACGCTGCACCTACCCCCACCGTGGACCACCACCCTCGCCTGTACCCCCACCAAGGTCTCGTCAACACAATCACCACCCGAACTCCGAGTTGCTTGGCATCCTCGGAGCCCAAAGTCCTTaattcctcttcttctactTCCTCCTGCAACTCCTCCTCTAAATCCCTGGACCTCAAGGCTGGGAAACTGCCCACAGGGGGCCAGCAGGGGTTGGCACTGATCCCGTCCTCTATGGCTGAGAAGAAGCACCTCCTCCTCTGCGAACACTGCGGGAAGTGCCGATGCACCGAGTGCACCCTTCCCCGGACCCTGCCTGCCTGCTGGGTCTGCAACCAGGAATGCCTGTGCTCGGCTCAGAACATGGTGGACGCAGCGACCTGCATGTGCCTGGTCAAAGGGATCTTCTACCACTGCACCGAGGATGAGGATGACGAGGGCTCCTGCGCCGACAAGCCGTGCTCATGCTCGCAGGCCAACTGCTGCGCGCGCTGGTCCTTCATGGCTGCCCTCTCCATCTTTCTGCCTTGTCTGGTGTGCTACTTGCCGGCTACAGGCCTGGCCAAACTAGGACAAAAGTGCTACGACAATGTCAGCAGGCCCGGCTGCCGCTGCAAGAACTTGCAGGGCGTTGTCCCGGCGTGTAAAAACAGCCCTGTGGAAGCAAAAGCAGGAACACTTGAGAAGCAGCAGCAGGGGTCGTGA